In Plasmodium falciparum 3D7 genome assembly, chromosome: 6, the following proteins share a genomic window:
- a CDS encoding 60S ribosomal protein L39, with product MGSIKRFRLKQRLGKCRRQNRPVPHWYRLKKDTKIRYNTKRRHWRRTKLGL from the exons atg ggATCAATTAAACGTTTTAGATTAAAACAAAGACTTGGAAAATGCAGAAGGCAAAATAGGCCTGTACCCCATTGGTATAGATTAAAGAAAGATACAAAAATAAG atataatacaaaaagaaGACACTGGAGAAGAACCAAATTAggattataa